Proteins encoded by one window of Pseudobdellovibrionaceae bacterium:
- a CDS encoding cob(I)yrinic acid a,c-diamide adenosyltransferase produces the protein MKVYTKTGDKGSTSLLGGSRVPKNHIKLEAYGTVDELNSWLGKVRSELQQSVAPPPPSPPTTSSASWPHEINDLLKRIQSELFLLGSHIACATDEHRQKFQLADFSSALVQNLEQQIDLMDQSLPALKNFILPSGHPAAASAHIARTVCRRAERLIYSIEDHKPIWIAYINRLSDYCFVLARYINFQAQVAETLWGAD, from the coding sequence ATGAAAGTCTATACCAAAACGGGCGACAAAGGCTCCACCTCACTGCTGGGTGGAAGCCGAGTTCCTAAAAATCACATCAAACTTGAAGCCTATGGAACGGTGGATGAGCTTAATTCTTGGCTTGGCAAAGTCAGGAGTGAGCTGCAACAATCCGTGGCACCCCCACCACCTTCTCCTCCTACTACCTCTTCAGCATCGTGGCCCCACGAGATCAACGACCTTCTTAAACGCATTCAATCCGAATTATTTTTATTGGGCAGTCACATTGCTTGTGCCACAGATGAACATCGTCAAAAATTTCAGCTGGCCGACTTTTCCTCTGCGCTGGTCCAAAACCTAGAGCAACAGATCGACCTTATGGATCAAAGTCTGCCTGCGCTTAAAAACTTCATTCTCCCTAGTGGACATCCTGCGGCTGCCAGTGCACACATCGCCCGCACTGTATGTCGACGCGCGGAACGTCTGATCTATTCCATCGAAGACCATAAACCTATATGGATCGCTTACATCAATCGCTTAAGCGACTACTGCTTTGTGCTGGCGAGATATATCAACTTTCAAGCTCAGGTGGCCGAAACATTGTGGGGAGCTGACTAA
- a CDS encoding PDZ domain-containing protein, with protein sequence MSKTKRPPFEGLYIYIFLILLAFVLADLAVIRMQMYLEGQKSPATGAGASMRMAGGPSQRTPTPPDKYRIIPDRNLFNADGLIPPPIGAGDGGLEVDNESGPVKTDLPIQLLGTIVHANPYRSIASMLLQGESEPDAVKVGDPLKDLAEVLGIFRRRVVFRNLKNQRLEYIEIPEDQIIAERSKAPKMPVMNAGGPKIDRKGNEFTVNRMDVKNQLDDYMSLARTARAVPHIDPRTGEMTGFKITRMAPGSLFQTLGLQPGDVVTGVNGENISSANKALEIFGMLKNQVDSVDKVSISIQRNGSNQELSYNVSD encoded by the coding sequence TTGAGTAAAACAAAAAGACCTCCTTTTGAAGGACTTTACATTTATATATTTCTTATTCTGCTCGCATTTGTTCTGGCAGATCTTGCTGTCATTCGTATGCAAATGTATTTGGAAGGTCAAAAGTCTCCTGCCACAGGCGCTGGTGCCAGCATGAGAATGGCGGGGGGGCCTAGTCAAAGAACACCCACACCACCTGATAAGTACAGAATCATTCCTGATCGCAACCTTTTCAATGCTGATGGCTTAATTCCTCCTCCTATTGGAGCGGGTGATGGAGGACTTGAGGTTGATAACGAGTCAGGTCCTGTGAAAACAGATTTACCAATTCAATTACTAGGAACCATTGTGCATGCAAACCCCTACAGGTCTATTGCCAGTATGCTTTTGCAAGGAGAGAGTGAACCCGATGCCGTCAAAGTGGGCGATCCTTTAAAGGACTTAGCTGAAGTTTTAGGAATCTTTAGACGACGAGTGGTCTTTAGAAATTTAAAAAATCAACGCTTAGAATACATCGAGATCCCAGAAGATCAGATCATTGCAGAACGCAGTAAAGCTCCGAAGATGCCTGTGATGAATGCAGGTGGACCTAAAATTGATCGCAAGGGCAATGAATTCACAGTGAATCGTATGGATGTGAAAAATCAGTTGGACGATTACATGAGTCTAGCACGTACAGCTCGAGCGGTTCCTCATATTGATCCGCGTACAGGCGAGATGACAGGCTTTAAGATCACACGTATGGCGCCAGGCAGTCTGTTTCAAACTTTGGGATTGCAACCTGGGGATGTGGTCACGGGAGTGAATGGCGAAAACATTTCGTCAGCCAATAAAGCTTTAGAAATTTTTGGAATGTTAAAGAACCAGGTTGATTCTGTGGATAAGGTTTCAATCAGTATTCAGAGAAACGGCAGTAACCAAGAATTGAGTTATAATGTTTCGGATTAG
- the gspD gene encoding type II secretion system secretin GspD: protein MLAKMWMCALSAIVLFVGTSVSHAQFNDPNQYRPDTEEAAVPVSPGGVPLSRAHPEDITDKNYPDLIENFDYPDVDIRDLVKVMSELTGKNFIVDPTVRSKKITIIARSPITVAQAYKAFLSALAINQITVVPSGPFLKVVNAKEALKDSIETYSGAYFPNSDQMITKIIKLRYIPASELDKSLRSLYSRDGDIKPYEPTNSLIISDYGSNVDRMVKIIEQLDVPGFEEKMEVVPILYAVAKDIADLINDIINKGEGNNRFGAGGGVPRFRRAGNQTDSGVSSSVNLSFVTSDPRTNSVIVVGNQEGIGKAKGLIKQLDFSINADAQGGVYVYYVKHSNAEDIEKTLSGIAEESKKVAEKNTPGRNANNNMMVLPETALPTSSAAIFKNDVVIRADKNTNSLIITASKQDYERISSILSKIDIPRDQVFVETIIMEIDLNKTREIGVSAFNLIPGEKQPDGSQSIVARQGFQGTTNALAEILDPTNNPSGGGVFTFGAGTEFLYKDLATNKLFSVTSILGLVKMIQTSSIGHVLSTPKIVAMDNEKAVIEVGQEFTIKSGTTTMNNMVQNNIISKTATIKLEITPSINPGSDSVRLKLNQIVDQPGGVDENENRIIEKKGIETNIVVNNSDTAVLGGLINDVDAVVTSKVPLLGDIPILGWLFRSRKVTSSKKNLVVFITPKIVKNPAVMQGLVKEELDKRIDFIKKEARGVDPYGAKVDELSRVANPLNPNDNWDGEIQNTPDNTDIPFDEGTSDDGYQDEDFEDFFSESPGGESL, encoded by the coding sequence ATGTTAGCCAAAATGTGGATGTGCGCTCTCAGTGCCATTGTTCTGTTCGTGGGGACAAGTGTGTCTCACGCACAATTTAACGATCCTAATCAATATCGACCAGATACGGAAGAGGCTGCTGTGCCCGTGTCACCAGGTGGTGTACCTCTGAGCCGCGCCCATCCTGAAGACATCACGGATAAAAATTACCCTGATCTGATTGAAAACTTTGATTATCCTGATGTGGACATCAGAGACCTAGTGAAGGTGATGAGTGAACTTACAGGGAAAAACTTTATTGTTGACCCTACGGTGCGCAGTAAAAAGATCACCATCATTGCCCGTTCCCCGATCACTGTGGCTCAAGCCTATAAGGCCTTCTTGTCGGCTTTAGCGATTAACCAGATCACAGTGGTTCCTAGCGGACCTTTTTTAAAAGTGGTCAATGCCAAAGAAGCTCTTAAGGACAGCATTGAGACCTATTCTGGGGCTTACTTTCCGAACTCGGATCAAATGATCACAAAGATCATCAAGCTTCGTTATATTCCCGCCTCAGAGTTAGATAAAAGTTTAAGATCTTTATACTCTAGAGACGGTGACATTAAACCCTATGAACCCACCAATTCTTTAATCATTTCGGATTATGGTTCTAACGTGGATCGTATGGTGAAAATCATTGAACAGCTCGATGTTCCTGGGTTTGAAGAAAAGATGGAAGTGGTCCCGATCTTGTATGCTGTGGCCAAAGATATTGCTGACCTGATCAATGACATCATCAATAAGGGTGAGGGTAACAATAGATTTGGTGCAGGCGGGGGAGTGCCTAGATTCCGTCGAGCAGGAAACCAAACCGACAGTGGAGTTTCAAGTTCTGTGAACCTGTCTTTTGTCACCTCTGATCCACGTACTAACTCAGTGATTGTTGTGGGGAACCAAGAGGGTATTGGAAAAGCGAAAGGTTTGATCAAGCAATTGGACTTCAGTATCAATGCTGATGCCCAAGGTGGAGTGTATGTGTATTACGTGAAGCACTCCAATGCTGAAGACATTGAAAAGACTTTAAGTGGTATTGCTGAGGAGTCTAAAAAAGTTGCAGAAAAAAACACTCCAGGTCGTAACGCTAATAACAATATGATGGTCTTACCAGAAACAGCTCTACCTACATCTTCTGCGGCGATCTTTAAGAATGATGTGGTAATTCGTGCAGATAAAAACACCAACAGTTTGATCATCACGGCTAGCAAGCAAGACTATGAGCGCATTTCAAGCATTCTGTCTAAGATTGATATTCCTAGAGATCAGGTGTTTGTGGAAACCATCATTATGGAAATTGACTTGAACAAAACCCGCGAAATTGGGGTGAGTGCGTTCAACTTGATTCCTGGTGAAAAGCAACCCGATGGCTCACAAAGTATTGTGGCTCGCCAAGGATTCCAAGGAACGACGAATGCTTTAGCTGAGATTTTAGATCCTACGAATAACCCTTCAGGTGGGGGTGTGTTCACCTTTGGCGCTGGGACAGAATTTTTATATAAAGACCTTGCTACAAATAAACTTTTCTCTGTGACCTCTATTCTGGGTTTAGTTAAAATGATTCAGACTTCAAGTATTGGACATGTTTTGTCTACGCCTAAGATTGTGGCTATGGATAACGAGAAGGCCGTGATTGAAGTGGGACAGGAGTTCACCATTAAGAGTGGGACAACAACCATGAACAACATGGTTCAAAACAATATTATTTCTAAGACGGCAACAATCAAACTGGAGATTACACCTTCTATTAACCCAGGTTCAGACAGTGTGCGCTTAAAGCTCAATCAAATTGTCGATCAACCTGGTGGTGTGGATGAAAACGAAAACCGAATCATTGAAAAGAAAGGGATTGAAACCAATATTGTGGTGAACAATTCTGACACCGCCGTGCTTGGGGGACTGATCAATGATGTGGACGCCGTGGTCACCAGTAAAGTTCCTCTGCTTGGAGACATTCCCATTTTAGGTTGGCTCTTTAGATCGCGTAAAGTGACAAGCAGTAAAAAGAACCTTGTGGTGTTCATCACACCTAAGATCGTAAAAAACCCTGCGGTCATGCAAGGTTTAGTCAAAGAAGAGCTTGATAAACGTATTGACTTTATCAAAAAAGAAGCTCGTGGTGTGGATCCTTACGGAGCCAAAGTGGATGAGCTGAGCCGAGTGGCCAACCCCTTAAATCCTAATGACAATTGGGATGGGGAAATTCAAAACACTCCAGACAATACAGACATCCCTTTTGATGAAGGTACTTCTGATGATGGTTATCAAGACGAGGATTTTGAAGACTTCTTTTCTGAATCTCCAGGAGGGGAGTCCTTATAA
- the gspE gene encoding type II secretion system ATPase GspE yields MAKMSLDQILLRSTSLNKTQLDSLFRTRLANGQTLFNELEGKSLKTADEIVKQLCGLLNFEYMEDIPYNDISADLVRDIPINFAKTHEVLPFKDEKTHIKVLVSNPLNYRVLDDLKVIFGRPVKSIVTTSPVIKEAINKVYEKSTANFKGLEDIAQEEYDLDDPVIDLLDADEDDAPVIKLVNSLLFRAVKEKASDIHIEPYEKDMVVRFRIDGVLFDIFKPPKKLQNAITSRIKVMANLNIAEKRLPQDGRIPLKLAGKDIDVRLSTVPTAFGERIVMRLQDRSNVILDLNQLGFSKESLVQIDKVLQKTYGIMLVTGPTGSGKSTTLYSCLQKINTVDKNIVTVEDPVEQRIHGVGQIQVNHRIGLTFAQGLRAILRQDPNIVMVGEIRDLETAEISINASLTGHLVLSTIHTNDSSGVFPRLIDMGCEPFLIATSLLGVIAQRLVRVLCPNCKEHYEPTDAELTSLELNRSDVIGAKFCRPVGCSQCNQKGYLGRTLIQEFLLVNDEIRSLIMTREDGGTIRKQAIKNGMITFREHGINKAMEGVTSIEEVLANTQVDT; encoded by the coding sequence ATGGCCAAAATGTCCCTTGATCAAATTTTGCTCCGAAGCACTAGCTTAAATAAAACACAGCTAGACTCCTTATTTAGGACTCGTCTTGCTAATGGGCAAACTCTCTTTAATGAACTCGAAGGCAAATCACTTAAAACTGCCGACGAAATAGTCAAACAACTTTGTGGTCTATTAAATTTTGAATATATGGAGGACATTCCGTACAACGACATTTCTGCTGATCTTGTACGCGATATTCCTATTAACTTCGCCAAAACCCATGAAGTTTTACCTTTTAAAGACGAGAAGACACATATTAAAGTTTTGGTGTCCAATCCTTTAAACTATCGCGTTCTAGATGATCTTAAAGTGATCTTTGGTCGTCCCGTAAAATCTATTGTGACCACAAGCCCTGTGATCAAAGAGGCGATCAACAAAGTTTATGAAAAAAGTACGGCTAACTTCAAAGGTTTAGAGGATATTGCTCAAGAAGAGTATGATCTTGATGATCCTGTGATTGATCTTTTAGATGCTGACGAAGACGACGCGCCTGTGATCAAACTGGTCAACTCTTTACTGTTCCGTGCCGTCAAAGAAAAGGCTTCAGATATTCACATCGAACCCTACGAAAAAGACATGGTAGTGCGGTTTCGTATTGATGGTGTGCTCTTTGATATTTTTAAGCCACCCAAAAAATTGCAAAATGCCATCACCTCTAGAATTAAAGTGATGGCCAACCTTAACATTGCAGAAAAGCGTCTTCCTCAAGATGGTCGGATTCCATTAAAACTTGCGGGAAAAGACATTGATGTGCGTTTAAGTACCGTGCCCACCGCTTTCGGAGAGCGCATCGTGATGCGTTTGCAAGACAGGTCCAATGTGATTTTAGATTTAAATCAATTAGGATTTTCTAAAGAGTCGCTGGTGCAGATTGATAAGGTGCTGCAAAAGACCTACGGCATTATGCTGGTCACAGGTCCTACGGGTTCGGGGAAGTCCACCACCCTTTACTCCTGCTTACAAAAGATCAACACCGTGGATAAAAACATTGTCACAGTCGAAGACCCTGTGGAACAAAGAATTCATGGCGTAGGTCAGATTCAAGTCAATCACCGCATTGGACTGACCTTTGCTCAAGGACTGAGAGCCATCTTACGTCAAGACCCTAACATCGTGATGGTGGGGGAGATTCGTGACCTTGAAACCGCAGAAATTTCCATCAACGCTTCTCTTACGGGTCACTTAGTGCTCTCGACCATTCACACCAACGACTCTTCTGGGGTGTTTCCCCGTTTGATTGATATGGGGTGTGAACCCTTTCTGATTGCCACTTCTCTTTTAGGTGTGATTGCCCAGCGTCTGGTGCGTGTTCTTTGCCCTAATTGCAAAGAGCATTATGAACCTACAGATGCTGAGCTGACCTCTTTAGAACTTAATCGTTCTGATGTGATAGGGGCCAAGTTCTGTCGTCCCGTAGGGTGCTCGCAATGCAATCAAAAAGGTTATTTAGGTCGTACCTTGATTCAAGAATTTTTGCTTGTAAATGATGAGATTCGTTCCTTGATCATGACTCGTGAAGATGGGGGAACCATTCGCAAACAGGCTATTAAAAACGGAATGATCACCTTTAGAGAGCATGGGATCAATAAAGCTATGGAAGGTGTGACTTCCATCGAAGAGGTTCTCGCTAATACACAAGTAGACACCTAA
- a CDS encoding N-formylglutamate amidohydrolase: protein MMKDLRLFLSSPHSGEAVPKEVTWLQDLNETVLMCDVDRYVDQLYRPVLQKLDLPLICARWHRYFSDANRLPGDVDQSTVKGHANPAGTFPSGLIWQVTTKGDVLVKEPISPEFYEKLLQNYYSEFHNDVKAKYAQFFQDSPDERVYHIDLHSMPSVGEPTGRIHRDPGERRKEIVVSDQKGQSAAPEFVKLIIDSYSQAGFDVGYNWPYFGGRVTQTYGQPEQGQHCVQVELRRDLYMDENTKQKNEGFTKTQEKLAQAIELISQGMKDIS from the coding sequence ATGATGAAGGATCTCAGATTATTTTTGTCTTCTCCTCACTCAGGAGAAGCCGTACCTAAAGAAGTCACTTGGTTACAAGATCTAAACGAAACGGTTTTAATGTGTGATGTGGATCGTTATGTCGATCAGCTTTATCGTCCTGTCCTACAAAAATTAGATTTGCCTTTGATCTGTGCACGTTGGCATCGTTATTTTTCTGATGCCAATCGCTTACCTGGGGATGTGGATCAATCTACAGTCAAGGGACATGCAAATCCTGCGGGGACTTTTCCTTCGGGACTCATTTGGCAAGTGACTACAAAAGGCGATGTGCTGGTAAAAGAACCCATTTCGCCTGAGTTCTATGAAAAACTTTTACAGAATTATTATTCTGAATTTCATAATGATGTGAAGGCCAAGTATGCGCAGTTCTTTCAGGATTCTCCAGATGAGAGAGTTTATCATATTGATTTACACAGTATGCCTTCAGTGGGCGAACCCACAGGTCGCATTCATCGAGACCCTGGGGAGCGTCGCAAAGAGATTGTAGTGAGTGATCAAAAGGGTCAAAGTGCGGCTCCTGAATTTGTGAAATTGATTATTGATTCTTACTCGCAAGCAGGATTTGATGTGGGATATAATTGGCCATATTTTGGGGGACGTGTTACCCAAACTTATGGTCAACCCGAGCAAGGACAGCATTGTGTGCAGGTCGAACTGCGTCGTGATTTGTACATGGATGAAAATACAAAACAAAAAAATGAAGGTTTTACTAAGACTCAAGAAAAGTTAGCTCAGGCTATAGAATTAATTTCTCAAGGGATGAAGGATATTTCTTAA